One part of the Theropithecus gelada isolate Dixy chromosome 5, Tgel_1.0, whole genome shotgun sequence genome encodes these proteins:
- the LOC112624679 gene encoding cytochrome P450 2U1 has translation MSSPGPPQPPAEDPPWPARLLRAPLGLLRMDPSGDALLLCGLVAVLGWSWLRRRRARGIPPGPTPWPLVGNFGHVLLPPFLRRRSWLSSRTRAAGIDPSVVGPQVLLAHLARVYGSIFSFFIGHYLVVVLSDFHSVREALVQQAEVFSDRPRVPLISIVTKEKGVVFAHYGPIWRQQRKFSHSTLRHFGLGKLSLEPKIIEEFKYVKAEMQKHGEDPFCPFSIISNAVSNIICSLCFGQRFDYTNSEFKKMLGFMSRGLEICLNSQVLMVNICPWLYYLPFGPFKELRQIEKDITSFLKKIIKDHQESLDRENPQDFIDMYLLHMEEERKNNSNSSFDEEYLFYIIGDLFIAGTDTTTNSLLWCLLYMSLNPDVQEKVHEEIERVIGANRAPSLTDKAQMPYTEATIMEVQRLTVVVPLAIPHMTSGNTVLQGYTIPKGTLILPNLWSVHRDPAIWEKPEDFYPNRFLDDQGQLIKKETFIPFGIGKRVCMGEQLAKMELFLMFVSLMQSFAFALPKDSKKPLLTGRFGLTLAPHPFNITISRR, from the exons ATGTCCTCTCCAGGGCCGCCGCAGCCCCCCGCCGAGGACCCGCCCTGGCCCGCGCGCCTCCTGCGTGCGCCTCTGGGGCTGCTGCGGATGGACCCGAGTGGGGACGCGCTGCTGTTGTGCGGCCTCGTAGCGGTGCTGGGCTGGAGCTGGCTGCGGCGTCGCCGGGCGCGGGGCATCCCGCCCGGGCCCACGCCCTGGCCCCTGGTGGGCAACTTCGGTCACGTGctgctgcctcccttcctccGGCGGCGGAGCTGGCTGAGCAGCAGGACCAGGGCCGCAGGTATTGATCCCTCGGTCGTCGGCCCGCAGGTGCTCCTGGCTCACCTAGCCCGTGTGTACGGCAGCATCTTCAGCTTCTTTATCGGCCACTACCTGGTGGTGGTCCTCAGCGACTTCCACAGCGTGCGCGAGGCGCTGGTGCAGCAGGCCGAGGTCTTCAGCGACCGCCCGCGGGTGCCGCTCATCTCCATTGTAACCAAGGAGAAGG GGGTTGTGTTTGCACATTATGGTCCCATCTGGAGACAACAAAGGAAGTTCTCTCATTCAACTCTTCGTCATTTTGGGTTGGGAAAACTTAGCTTGGAGCCCAAGATTATTGAAGAGTTCAAATATGTGAAAGCAGAAATGCAAAAGCATGGAGAAGACCCCTTCTGCCCTTTCTCCATCATCAGCAATGCCGTCTCTAACATCATTTGCTCCTTGTGCTTTGGCCAGCGCTTTGATTACACCAATAGTGAGTTCAAGAAAATGCTTGGTTTTATGTCACGAGGGCTAGAAATCTGTCTGAACAGTCAAGTACTCATGGTCAACATATGCCCTTGGCTTTATTACCTTCCCTTTGGACCATTTAAGGAATTAAGACAAATTGAAAAGGATATAAccagtttccttaaaaaaatcatcaaagaCCATCAAGAGTCTCTGGATAGAGAGAACCCTCAGGACTTCATAGACATGTACCTTCTCCAcatggaagaggagaggaaaaataatagtaacagcaGTTTTGATGAAGAATACTTATTTTATATCATTGGGGATCTGTTCATTGCTGGGACTGATACCACAACTAACTCTTTGCTTTGGTGCCTGCTGTATATGTCACTGAACCCCGATGTACAAG AGAAGGTTCATGAAGAAATTGAAAGGGTCATTGGTGCCAACCGAGCTCCTTCCCTCACGGACAAGGCCCAGATGCCCTACACAGAAGCCACCATCATGGAAGTGCAGAGGCTAACTGTGGTGGTTCCGCTTGCCATTCCTCATATGACCTCAGGGAACACAG tGCTCCAAGGGTATACCATTCCTAAAGGCACATTGATCTTACCCAACCTGTGGTCAGTACATAGAGACCCAGCCATTTGGGAGAAACCGGAGGATTTCTACCCTAATCGATTTCTGGATGACCAAGGAcaactaattaaaaaagaaacctttatTCCTTTTGGGATAG GGAAGCGGGTGTGTATGGGAGAACAACTGGCAAAGATGGAATTATTCCTAATGTTTGTGAGCCTAATGCAGAGTTTCGCATTTGCTTTACCTAAGGATTCTAAGAAGCCCCTCCTGACTGGAAGATTTGGTCTAACTTTAGCCCCACATCCATTTAATATAACTATTTCAAGGAGATGA